The Armatimonadota bacterium region AACTCGTTCCTTGGCGGCACGCTGGCGGGTGTCCAGCGCCCGTCGGAAACCATGATCCTCATGGAAGACCGCTTCCCGGCTGTGCGGCACTACGTATACGGACCGCAGCCCATCCAGACCATCTACCCGATGGCGCATCGGCATCTGTGGCAAAACTGGTTTTACCAGAACGGCGTGCTCAACAAGAACAACGCGCCCCACTCCGAGGGTATCGTCATTACCTACGTCGACGGGCACGCCAAGTGGATGAACGTCCGTGAGTTCCTCGCCAAGTGCCCCACGGCGCAGGAGTACCAGCCCAGCCCGCGCGATACCTTCCCCAGCGGTATGGCATGGACGGTCAGCCAGCAGCCCACCTGGGTCGGCGACTGGCCTCTGTGGGGACTGTACGGGTATTGATAGTGAAAGGGGGCAGTCCCGCAAGGGATTGCCCCCGATTGACTCCCACCGGTAGCACCTGGGCGAGTGAAAGCCCGTTCCTCTACCTGTGCCTTGTCCCCCCCGTGGAGGGCGAGGCTTCTGCCGAGACGTTTTGTGCCCTCTAGAGGAAGCCACTTCTGCATCGCGGTCCTGGTTGGGGTATAATATCCATAGCACTCTGGCAACCCTGTGACTGATGACCAAACTGTTCATACGAGATCGTGAGCTCATCCTGGCTTCCTCTTCGCCGCGCAGGCGGGAGCTGATGTCTCTACTGGGTATCCCTTTTCAGGTAGTGCCAGCACACATCGACGAGACACCTCCTGATGGGCAGTCCCCCCGGGAGATTGCTGTCCATCTGGCGCGTGAAAAGGCGCAAGTGGTTGCGCGGAGCGCACAAAATGCTGTGGTGCTGGGTGCGGATACCCTTGTGGTCTGCGATGGGGAAGTGATGGGTAAGCCTCGCGATGCTGAAGAGGCTCTACAGATGCTGCGTCGCCTGAATGGGCGCGAACATCAGGTGTTTACCGGCGTGGCTCTGCTGGATGTGGTAGATGGTGTCGTGATGCGTGAGCAGTGCGATGCGGTCTGCACACGAGTGTGGTTTCGGCGGGTGAGCGAGGAACATCTGCGGCGATATATCCGCACGGGCGAGCCGATGGACAAAGCGGGGGCATACGGGGCGCAGGGATATGGTTCCACCCTGATTGAGCGCATGGAGGGATGCTACTTTAACGTGGTAGGGTTGCCCGTTTCCCGGGTTTGCGTCATGCTGGAAGCGTGGAACTTCACCCCACTGCAGACGGCGTCCGCTCTGGATGTGTGAGGTTTACACAAAAATCTCTGCGAATTGCCCTCAAAAGGGTGAGGCTGTTCGAAAAATCGGTGAGTATCGGGTATAAAACATACTATGAAACACACACACTTCAGACAAACTACCCTCGCCACCATACGGGTACGCACCATTTACAGCCTTGTCCTGCGCTTTTGCCAACTCCACCCTCTCCCCAAACGACGCGGACGACCCTGCAAATACTCCGAAGCCCTCATCCTCACCCTCTGGCTGCTTGCCGTGCGCGAAAACGCCTCCTACCGACGCCTGCTTTTTGCGCTTGCCCCCGAAATCCTGCCCGACCACCCCCTGCCTGCCTTAGGCACGCTCGCCTACCGCTTGCAGCATCTTGCAGACAAACGCCTGCAACAACTGCTCCATTGGCTTGCCCAGCAGGGCATGGCGTCAGAGACACTGACCTGTGAAACGCCGTGTGTGTTTGTGGATGGCACGGGCGTGGGATATGCCTCGCCGTTTTTCGCGCAGTATTTGCGAGGGGCACAGATACGTCAGCAGCGTTCGCATGTGAAGGTGGTGGCGTTGGTGTATTGGCAGGGGGGTCGGGCGTGGGTGATAGGGTTATCGTGTGGGGCGGCGTATGCGGATGAGGGGCGGCTGTTGGGGGAGTGGGTGGAGCGGTATGGTCGTGGTGGGTTGGGGTCTGGCACTTTGTTGGTGGGAGACAGGTTGTATGGGTATCGGGCGCGATTGTTGAAGCAGTTGGAGGAGGCGGGTTGGTTGCCTGTGGCGCGTGTGGAGGCAGGGTTGCATCAGCAGGTGCGTGCGGATGCGCGGTTGCGTGCGCGTTTGCGTGCGGAGGTGTATGGTTGGGCGTTGGGGGAGCGTTATCGGATAGAGCAGGTGTTTGGGAGCGTGAAGAGTGCGTATGGGAGCGTGTGGCGAGCGCGTTCGTGGGAGGGTGCGCGGGTATGGGTGTGGGGGATGTTTGTGCTATGGAACATGGTGGGTTTGGTGCGTGTGCTTGGAGATGGTTCTGATGGTTTTATTGTATGTTGTGTGTGGGTGAGGGGGGGCTGGGTGATTTTTCGAACACCCTCCAAAAGGGTTGACAAAAGTGCGAGATTGTGCCATACTAATAATTCGTGTGCAAGCGTAGGAGGGTACCCGAATGAAGACTATTCAACACTCGGCAACGCGTACCTCTAAACCAGTGGAACCTCCCAATCTCGTTTCCGTACAGCTAGAATCATACAAGTGGTTTCTGGAAGAGGGACTTCTGGAGCTGTTTCAGAACTTCTCGCCTATCTACGACTTTACGGGACAGCAGTTTGTAGAACTTCTCGACTTCACGCTGGGCGAGCCGAAGTATAGCCTGGAAGAGTGCCGCGACCGCGATATGACTTTTGAAGCGCCTATCCGGGTGCATGTACGCTACGGTCGCATCGAAGGCGGCGTGCCCAGTGAAATGCAAGAGTCCGAGGTCTATTTGGGCGACCTGCCCCTGATGACCGACAAAGGTACCTTTATCATTAATGGGCGTGAGCGCGTGGTCGTCAGCCAGATACTGCGCTCGCCGGGCGTCTACTTTGAGAACGTTTTCGATAAGATTTTTCGCAAGGGCACACCTACCGGGCAGTGGCTCGAGACGTACCTGAGCAACAAGAATATCTTCGGGGCGAAAGTTATCCCCAACGAGGGTCCCTGGATCGAAATTGATACGGGCGCCAACGATGTGATTACGATGCGCATCGGGCAGGGACGCACCCTGCCGATAACGACCTTCTTGCGTGCGCTGGAAAACTTCCCGGAGGCATGTGTCCCGCGTTACATGAAATTGAAGGATGCCCTGCATCGGCGGTATGAAGGCATCGTGGAGGAGGGTGTGGACACCGAGACGGGCGAGGTGCACAATACGCCGGAGCAGCTGGCACAGGTGCAGGGCTACTATCGAAAGGCGCCAAAGGTTTCGCCAAAGCCTCTGGTCAACCCCGAAACAGGCGAGGTGCTGTTGAACGTCGGTGAACGCATCACCGAAGAGCTGCTGCAGAACCCCGATGTGCCGAAGAGTGTGTGGGAGATGGAGGTGGCGGTCTCTTCACCAACAGATACCACCGAGGACATCCTGCACCTGTTCGGCACGCGTGTGCGTCTGGAGAACCCCACCCGCGAGCAGCTGGAAGGCAAATGGACGACCGCCGACATCATGGAACCTCGTGGGCGCAAGCCACTCATTAAGGCATTCCACCGAATCGATGCCGAGGTAGCCCGTCGTATCGCGAACATGGGGCTACCGGAGATAGAGGTGCTGGATGTACCGTCGGTGATTGTGGCAACGCTGGAGCACGACCCCACCCACGACAAGCGCGAGGCGCTCATGGACATCTATCGCAAGATGCGCCCGGGCGACCCGGCAACGGAAGAAGGTGCACGCGCGCTCATTGCCTCGCAGCTGTATGACAACCGCCGCTATGACCTGGCACGGGTGGGACGGTACAAGCTGAACAAGAAGCTGGGGCTGAACCTCCCGCTGGACGTGCGTACCGTGACCAAAGAAGACTTTGTAGCCATTGTGGAGTACCTGCTGAAACTGGAGCGCGGCGAAGGTGAGGTGGACGAAATTGACCACCTGAAGAACAAGCGCGTGCGTGCGGTCGGAGAGCTGCTGCAGAGCCAGCTGCGCAATGGCTTTCTGCGCATGGAGAAGGTCGCCAAAGAGCGCATGACCAGCATGGATGCCGACCAGATTATGCCACAGGTGATTCTGGCGATTAAACCCGTTGCCGCGGCGATAAAGTCCTTCTTCGGCTCCAGCCAGCTGTCGCAGTTCATGGACCAGACCAACCCGCTCAGCGAGCTCACCCATAAGCGTCGCCTGAGCGCGCTGGGACCCGGCGGGCTGACCCGGCAATCCGCAACGCTCGAGGTGCGTGACGTTCACGATAGCCACTATGGGCGAATCTGTCCTATCGAAACGCCAGAAGGGCCCAACATCGGCTTAATCAGCCAGCTGGCGATTTATGCCCGTGTCAACGAGTTCGGTTTTATCGAAACGCCGTACCGCAAGGTGGTCAACGGTAAAGCCACCGATGAGATTGTGTACCTGTCGGCGGAGGAAGAGGAGCAGTATCGCATCGCACCGGGCGATACGCGCCTGCTGGAAGACGGCACCATCGCCGAAGAGTTCTTGCAGGTGCGCCATCGGGCGAACGAAGCGAACCGCTATCCGGTGGTGCGTCGTGAGGATGTGGACCTGATAGATGTCTCGCCGGTGCAGCTGGTGTCCATTGCCACTGCGCTCATCCCGTTCCTGGAGAGTGATGATGCCGCGCGTGCGCTGATGGGCTCCAACATGCAGAAGCAAGCGGTGCCTCTGTTGCGTTCGTCCGCGCCCATTGTCAAAACCGGACTGGAGCGGCGTGCGGCGATGGACTCGGGTGCGCTGGTGATCGCAAGACGCAACGGCACGGTGACCAAAGTGACCGCCGAAGAGATCGTGGTGCGCACGGAGGACGGCGACCTGGACATCTATCCGCTGGTCAATACCATGCAGTCCAACCAGTCCACCTGCATTACCCAGAAGCCTATCGTGAATCGGGGCGACCGCGTGCGTGCAGGACAGGTTATCGCGGACGGGCCCTGCTCCGACCACGGCGAACTGGCACTGGGCAAGAATGTGCTGGTGTGCTTCGTACCGTGGGGAGGATATAACTACGAGGACGCCATCCTCGTGTCGCAGCGTCTGGTGCGCGACGACGTGTACAGCTCCATCCATATCGAGCGCTACGAGGTGGAAGCACGCGACACAAAGCTGGGTCCCGAGGAGATTACGCGCGACATCCCCAACGTGGGTGAGGACACGCTCAAGGACCTGGACGAGCATGGCATCATCCGCATCGGCGCGCAGGTACAGCCCGAGGATATCCTGGTGGGCAAAGTGCAGCCGAAGGGACAGAGCGAGCTGAGCGCCGAGGAGCGGTTGATTATCGCCATCTTCGGCAAGAAGGCGGAGGAAACGCGCGATGTCTCACTGCGCTTGCCGCACGGCGAGAAGGGGAAGGTCATCGATGTGAAGGTCTTCTCCCGTTTCCGCTACCGGTGCAAGGAGTGTGGGCACGTCCACTACTTCAGTAAGCGACCGGAGGAAAGACCGGAGTGCGAGCGGTGCGGCGGCGATCTCGAACGCATTACTCCCGATGACTTGCCGCCGGGAGTGAACATGCTGGTGCGGGTGTACGTCGCACAGAAGCGCAAGCTAATGGAAGGCGATAAGATGGCAGGACGTCACGGAAACAAGGGCGTTATCTCCAAGATACTTCCCGAGGAGGATATGCCCTTCCTGCCCGATGGTACGCCGGTGGATATCGTGCTGAACCCGCTGGGCGTGCCTTCGCGCATGAACATCGGACAGATTAAGGAAACGCACCTGGGCTGGGCAGGGCATTTCTTCGGCACCGCTTACGAGGAACCCGCATTCTCGGGCACCCGGGAGGAAGATATTCTGGCGGAGCTGGAGCAGATGGCGAAGCATGTGCGCCGCATGGTGCTCCAGAACTACGTCAACGTGGACCTGGGGCTGGGAATGGAGTTCCGTGACGAGCAAACTGCTGAGGAGATGCTGGACGAGATACGGGCAAAGCTGAGGCAGATGCCTGTGTATCGACTGGAAGCGATCGCCAGCAAAGTCAATGCGCCCCCTGTCATCTCGCCGCTGCTGATGAACGAGAACGAAGTGATAGAGCTGCAGAAGAGCGGGGGAGACAGCGTGGACGAATCGAAA contains the following coding sequences:
- a CDS encoding Maf-like protein, producing MSLLGIPFQVVPAHIDETPPDGQSPREIAVHLAREKAQVVARSAQNAVVLGADTLVVCDGEVMGKPRDAEEALQMLRRLNGREHQVFTGVALLDVVDGVVMREQCDAVCTRVWFRRVSEEHLRRYIRTGEPMDKAGAYGAQGYGSTLIERMEGCYFNVVGLPVSRVCVMLEAWNFTPLQTASALDV